A genomic stretch from Prionailurus bengalensis isolate Pbe53 chromosome E2, Fcat_Pben_1.1_paternal_pri, whole genome shotgun sequence includes:
- the LOC122494011 gene encoding LOW QUALITY PROTEIN: cytochrome P450 2S1 (The sequence of the model RefSeq protein was modified relative to this genomic sequence to represent the inferred CDS: deleted 1 base in 1 codon) — MEAASTGTLLLVLLLLLVLTLALPRTPGHLPPGPMPLPLLGNLLQLRPGALYLGLLRLSKKYGPVFTVYLGPWRRVVVLVGHEAVQEALGGQAEEFSGRGMLATLDGTFEGHGVFFSNGERWRQLKRFTTLALRDLGMGKREGEELIQAEARCLVEAFQGTEGQPFDPSLLLAQATSNIICSLTFGLRFPYEDEEFQTVVRAAGGAVLGISSPWGQAYEMFSQLLQHLPGPHTQLLGHLSILATFAVQQVQRHKGSLDTSGPACDVVDAFLLKMAEEEQDPNTEWTDKNLLMTVIYLLFAGTVTVSTTVRYALLLLLKYPQVQERVREELTRELGAGRAPGLGDRARLPYTDAVLHEAQRLLALVPMGMPHALTRTTCFRGYTLPQGTEVFPLLGSVLHDPEVFEKPEEFNPDRFLDADGRFQKQEAFLPFSLGKRVCLGEGLARAELFLLFTAILQAFSLESPCPPGTLSLQPAVSGLFNIPPAFQLQVRPTDLHPSCGPDDGGSHGRWWPSHGGGHEHACVSRTASPHDRQPRPRTWSCFLGSVAQILSLHVHRAMLTQPTQLPRHTTHPPNFTRPRKGPRGNSATQAFCSHRFSASGVTTMCPDNTPSHTQHNSP; from the exons ATGGAGGCGGCCAGCACCGGGACgctgctgctggtgctgctgctgctcttgGTGCTGACGCTGGCGCTGCCCCGGACCCCGGGCCACCTGCCCCCGGGGCCCATGCCGCTGCCGCTGCTGGGGAACCTCCTGCAGCTCCGGCCCGGGGCGCTGTACTTGGGGCTCTTGCGG cTAAGTAAGAAGTATGGACCAGTGTTCACCGTGTACCTGGGTCCCTGGCGGCGCGTGGTGGTCCTGGTTGGGCACGAAGCTGTCCAGGAGGCCCTGGGAGGTCAGGCTGAGGAGTTCAGTGGGCGGGGGATGCTGGCAACGCTGGACGGGACTTTCGAAGGCCATG GGGTTTTCTTCTCCAATGGGGAGCGATGGAGGCAGCTGAAGAGGTTCACCACACTCGCGCTGCGGGACCTGGGCATGGGGAAGCGAGAAGGCGAGGAGCTGATCCAGGCGGAGGCCCGGTGTCTGGTGGAGGCATTCCAGGGGACAGAAG gACAGCCATTTGACCCCTCCCTGCTGCTGGCCCAGGCCACCTCCAACATCATCTGCTCCCTTACCTTCGGCCTCCGCTTCCCCTATGAGGATGAGGAGTTCCAGACCGTGGTCCGGGCAGCTGGTGGCGCCGTGCTGGGGATCAGTTCCCCATGGGGCCAG GCCTACGAGATGTTCTCCCAGCTCCTGCAGCACCTGCCGGGGCCCCACACACAACTCCTTGGTCACTTGAGCATCCTGGCCACCTTTGCCGTCCAGCAGGTGCAGCGACACAAGGGGAGCCTGGACACCTCCGGGCCCGCGTGCGACGTTGTGGATGCCTTCCTGTTGAAGatggcagag GAAGAGCAAGACCCAAACACAGAATGGACTGACAAGAATTTGTTGATGACAGTCATTTATCTGCTGTTTGCTGGGACGGTCACGGTCAGCACCACGGTCCGCTACGCCCTCTTGCTTCTGCTGAAATACCCTCAGGTCCAAG AGCGTGTCCGGGAGGAGCTGACCCGGGAGCTGGGGGCTGGCCGGGCGCCAGGCCTGGGGGACCGAGCCCGCCTCCCCTACACGGACGCAGTTTTGCATGAGGCACAACGGCTGCTGGCTCTGGTGCCCATGGGAATGCCCCACGCCCTCACGAGGACCACCTGCTTCCGAGGGTACACCCTTCCCCAG GGCACCGAGGTCTTCCCCCTCCTGGGCTCTGTCCTGCATGATCCTGAGGTCTTCGAAAAGCCAGAGGAATTCAATCCAGACCGATTCCTAGATGCAGACGGACGGTTCCAGAAGCAGGAGGCATTCTTGCCCTTCTCCTTAG GGAAGCGCGTCTGCCTCGGAGAGGGCCTGGCTCGGGCAGAACTGTTCCTCCTCTTTACCGCCATCCTGCAGGCCTTCTCCCTGGAGAGCCCGTGCCCGCCAGGGACCCTGAGCCTCCAGCCAGCCGTCAGCGGCCTTTTCAACATCCCCCCAGCCTTCCAGCTACAAGTCCGG CCCACTGACCTCCACCCATCCTGTGGCCCCGATGACGGAGGGAGCCATGGGAGATGGTGGCCTTCTCATGGGGGTGGGCATGAACACGCTTGTGTCTCCAGAACAGCAAGTCCACACGACAGGCAGCCACGTCCACGCACCTGGAGCTGTTTTCTAGGGTCCGTTGCACAGATACTCAGCCTACATGTCCACAGAGCCATGCTCACTCAGCCCACGCAGCTGCCAAGACACACAACCCACCCCCCCAACTTCACACGGCCACGGAAAGGTCCACGAGGCAACTCTGCCACACAGGCTTTCTGTAGTCACAGATTTAGTGCGTCTGGAGTCACGACCATGTGCCCAGATAACACACCATCTCATACACAACACAACTCCCCTTGA